The following coding sequences lie in one Arachis ipaensis cultivar K30076 chromosome B05, Araip1.1, whole genome shotgun sequence genomic window:
- the LOC107640564 gene encoding uncharacterized protein LOC107640564 → MAIIPRGEKLYLNSDSICMDEENMESQLDLYGPELLNSINCSGLPPHKLILKVGVLVMLLRNIDQSSGLCNGTRLQVRKLGNHVIECEVLTGNNVGHIALIPRMNMVPTNETVPFLHMAN, encoded by the exons ATGGCTATCATTCCTAGAGGGGAGAAATTATATCTTAATTCGGATTCCATTTGTATGGATGAAGAGAATATGGAGAGTCAACTAGATCTCTATGGTCCTGAATTATTGAATAGCATAAATTGCTCTGGTTTGCCTCCACATAAATTAATACTCAAGGTTGGTGTTCTGGTGATGTTACTGAGGAATATTGACCAATCCAGTGGTCTTTGTAATGGTACAAGGCTACAAGTTAGGAAGCTTGGAAATCATGTCATAGAATGTGAAGTCTTAACAGGTAACAATGTTGGTCATATTGCTTTGATTCCAAGAATGAATATGGTACCAACAAATGAAACCGTCCCA TTTTTACACATGGCcaactga
- the LOC107640563 gene encoding uncharacterized protein LOC107640563 → MAEKIDRGVNNGTAPLIFKLGGQNYHSIGSLLSPDSLRLTFAQLYIYDTENEIDNRIGTLRSNEAINEWDREIVAILRNMLDKYNSLAKSFRYARDRYKQKNCTNIKFKLISKRTTDGRTYNLPSASEVAALIVGDVEQLSKDRDIIIESQSRKLQRIDVFHPSYLALQYPLLFLYGEDGFRLGIATSDSISARPTKKNKTITLRQFFAFRLQKRTSESPLILRSKRLFQQFLVDAYTIVESERLKFFRCKQPQLRVDKYKCLHESLINGDVDAARLGKRIILPSTFTGGPRYAGYPSYFITITCNPEWDEIRREVTPIGLKAEDRLDILCQVFKIKLDGLIDDLKEGKIFGKILGYVCTVEFQKRGLPHAHILLFMSNEFKPQTPDDIDKYITTEIPNENERPNLYGAVQNYMVHGPCGPYNKNLPCMKNGSCSKFYSKEFRQRTLIDEARFSKYRRTDNGQTMKKRECVLDNKFIVSYNPELLLKFGCHINVEYTCQKSSIKYLFKYVHKDNDCVTATLYNAGDPSEATQVVDKIRNYYDCRYILTCEAVWRLFGYEI, encoded by the exons ATGGCCGAAAAAATTGACCGTGGGGTGAACAATGGGACTGCTCCTCTAATTTTTAAGCTTGGGGGTCAAAACTACCATAGCATTGGTAGCTTACTTTCTCCTGATAGTTTGCGACTAACATTTGCCCAGCTATATATCTATGACACAGAAAATGAGATTGATAATCGAATAGGCACACTTCG tTCCAATGAAGCTATAAATGAGTGGGATAGGGAAATTGTGGCAATATTAAGAAATATGCTAGACAAATATAATAGTTTGGCAAAGAGTTTTCGCTATGCAAGAGATAGGTACAAACAGAAAAATTGCACAAACATAAAGTTTAAGTTGATTagtaaaaggactacagatggcaGGACATACAACTTACCATCTGCATCCGAGGTGGCTGCATTGATTGTTGGTGATGTCGAACAACTTAGCAAAGATAGAGATATTATTATAGAGAGTCAATCTAGAAAGCTCCAGCGGATTGATGTTTTTCATCCATCTTATTTAGCCTTGCAATATCCATTGTTGTTTCTGTATGGGGAGGATGGATTTCGTTTGGGTATTGCAACATCAGATTCTATCTCCGCTAGGcctacaaagaaaaacaaaacaatcaCTTTGCGACAATTCTTTGCTTTTCGACTACAGAAAAGGACGAGTGAATCTCCATTAATTCTGAGATCAAAGAGATTATTCCAACAGTTTCTAGTAGATGCCTACACAATAGTGGAATCAGAGAGGTTAAAATTCTTTAGGTGTAAACAACCACAGTTGAGGGTTGATAAATACAAATGTTTGCATGAAAGTCTTATAAATGGGGATGTAGATGCTGCAAGGCTTGGCAAAAGAATCATTCTTCCCAGTACTTTTACCGGTGGACCTAG ATATGCAGGATATCCTAGCTATTTTATTACCATAACCTGTAACCCTGAATGGGATGAGATAAGAAGAGAAGTGACTCCCATTGGATTGAAGGCAGAAGACCGTCTTGATATATTATGTCAAGTTTTCAAGATCAAGCTTGATGGTTTGATTGATGACctaaaagagggaaaaatatttgGCAAAATTTTGGGAT atGTTTGCACTGTAGAGTTTCAAAAGAGAGGGCTTCCGCATGCACATATCCTTTTATTCATGAGTAATGAGTTCAAGCCACAAACACCAGATGACATAGACAAATATATAACAACTGAGATTCCTAATGAAAATGAAAGGCCAAATCTATATGGAGCTGTTCAAAATTACATGGTACATGGTCCATGTGGTCCGTACAACAAGAATTTACCTTGCATGAAGAATGGATCTTGTTCAAAGTTCTATTCTAAAGAGTTTAGACAACGAACACTCATTGATGAGGCCAGATTTTCCAAATATAGGCGTACTGATAACGGTCAAACAATGAAGAAAAGGGAATGTGTACTAGACAATAAGTTCATTGTTTCGTATAATCCAGAATTGTTGCTCAAGTTCGGGTGCCACATAAATGTGGAATACACATGCCAAAAAAGTTCTATTAAGTATCTGTTTAAGTATGTACACAAGGATAATGACTGCGTAACAGCTACTCTATACAATGCTGGTGATCCATCAGAAGCCACACAAGTTGTTGACAAAATTAGGAATTACTATGATTGTAGGTACATTTTGACATGTGAGGCAGTCTGGCGTCTATTTGGATACGAAATCTAA